A window of the Fusarium poae strain DAOMC 252244 chromosome 3, whole genome shotgun sequence genome harbors these coding sequences:
- the FAL1 gene encoding RNA helicase (BUSCO:24102at5125) — translation MAESAGGIDRKADERMEFATSKEVTVHPTFESMSLKENLLRGIYAYGYESPSAVQSRAIVQVCKGRDTIAQAQSGTGKTATFSISMLQVIDTAVRETQALVLSPTRELATQIQSVVMALGDYMNVQCHACIGGTNVGEDIRKLDYGQHIVSGTPGRVADMIRRRHLRTRHIKMLVLDEADELLNKGFREQIYDVYRYLPPATQVVVVSATLPYDVLDMTTKFMTDPVRILVKRDELTLEGLKQYFIAVEKEDWKFDTLCDLYDTLTITQAVIFCNTRRKVDWLTDKMREANFTVSSMHGDMPQKERDSIMQDFRQGNSRVLISTDVWARGIDVQQVSLVINYDLPSNRENYIHRIGRSGRFGRKGVAINFVTTEDVRILRDIELYYSTQIDEMPMNVADLIA, via the exons ATGGCTGAAAGCGCAGGAGGAATTGATCGCAAGGCCGATGAGAGGATGGAGTTTGCCACCTCCAAGGAGGTTACGGTCCATCCTACTTTCGAATCTATGTCACTGAAGG AGAACCTCCTTCGCGGCATCTACGCTTACGGATACGAGTCTCCTTCTGCTGTTCAATCTCGTGCCATCGTCCAGGTCTGCAAGGGCCGTGACACCATTGCCCAGGCTCAATCCGGTACAGGAAAGACAGCTACGTTTTCCATCAGTATGCTGCAGGTCATCGACACCGCGGTGCGCGAGACACAAGCCCTTGTTTTGTCACCCACACGAGAATTGGCGACCCAGATCCAGTCCGTCGTCATGGCGCTGGGTGACTACATGAACGTCCAATGCCACGCTTGTATCGGAGGTACAAACGTTGGTGAAGATATCCGCAAGCTCGACTACGGCCAACACATTGTCTCTGGCACCCCAGGCCGTGTGGCAGACATGATTCGACGACGACACTTGCGCACCAGGCATATCAAGATGTTGGTTCTTGATGAAGCTGACGAGCTCCTCAACAAGGGATTCCGAGAGCAGATCTACGATGTCTACCGGTACCTGCCTCCTGCCACCCAGGTCGTGGTCGTCAGTGCCACCCTGCCTTACGATGTTCTCGACATGACGACCAAGTTCATGACCGATCCCGTTCGCATTCTCGTCAAGCGTGACGAATTGACCCTTGAAGGTCTCAAGCAGTACTTCATCGCCGTCGAGAAGGAGGACTGGAAGTTTGACACCCTATGCGATCTCTACGACACCCTCACTATCACGCAAGCCGTTATCTTCTGCAACACACGCCGAAAGGTTGACTGGCTCACCGACAAGATGCGCGAGGCCAACTTTACCGTCAGCAGTATGCACGGCGATATGCCCCAAAAGGAGCGAGATAGTATTATGCAGGACTTCCGTCAAGGTAACAGCCGAGTTCTCATCTCGACCGACGTGTGGGCCCGTGGTATCGACGTTCAGCAAGTCAGTCTGGTAATCAACTACGACCTGCCAAGTAACCGTGAGAACTACATCCATCGTATTGGTCGTAGTGGGCGATTCGGTCGCAAGGGTGTTGCTATCAACTTCGTTACTACCGAAGACGTGCGCATCTTGAGAGACATTGAAT TGTACTACTCTACCCAGATTGATGAGATGCCCATGAACGTTGCCGACCTCATCGCTTAA
- a CDS encoding hypothetical protein (TransMembrane:12 (i27-48o60-84i105-130o150-172i184-204o231-248i269-289o309-328i374-391o397-421i433-457o469-488i)), whose product MNQAERDALDLAALGHEQALSRKFSMLSMLSLAFCILGTWAVCAQSLATGIQNGGPVTCLWGLVLVCLCNLAIAMSLGEMCSAMPTALGQAFWTAKLWRTATGRFMSYMTAFISTFGWWCLSASQIAFMAEFVLSMKLMFDPEWTGGSKGWVLFLVYTGINILFTFVNYVGCRSEKFLPYFNNFVAVGFVGLFATFCLLLPILVGTKSELDYQPAKFVFGSWINHTGWSDGVVWFLGLVQAAYGLTAYDSVIHMVEEIPAPRRNGPRTMVMAIAMGAISGFIFLVAILFCIQDLDNTLDPPSGFPFIEVVQNIVGLKGAAALIALFIFNGFGQGISIVTSSSRLTWSFARDGGLPFGDYFSYVDPYWEVPARSLILQGGIINLVGLLYLFSSTTLDAILSVSTIALTISYAIPIAVLMIVGRDKLPSGGEFGLGRFGPALNTVSIIYTVITTVFFFFPGSPNPVIADMNFAIAVFGILLIISLGFWFVKGNKSFLRIEDVSDDILYGQGEDEQSRAINVPEKQ is encoded by the coding sequence ATGAATCAAGCCGAGCGCGACGCTCTCGACCTCGCCGCCCTCGGCCATGAGCAAGCCCTCTCTCGCAAGTTCAGCATGCTGAGCATGCTATCTCTCGCCTTCTGTATCTTAGGTACATGGGCTGTATGCGCACAGAGTCTCGCGACAGGTATCCAGAATGGCGGGCCCGTGACTTGCCTATGGGGTCTTGTCCTGGTTTGTCTTTGCAACCTCGCCATCGCCATGTCGCTTGGTGAAATGTGCTCTGCTATGCCGACAGCGCTGGGACAGGCGTTTTGGACTGCGAAACTATGGAGGACTGCGACAGGGAGATTTATGAGCTACATGACGGCTTTCATCAGCACCTTTGGATGGTGGTGTCTTTCTGCTTCGCAGATTGCTTTCATGGCGGAGTTTGTTTTGTCGATGAAACTCATGTTCGACCCCGAGTGGACAGGAGGCAGCAAAGGCTGGGTATTGTTCCTCGTGTATACTGGAATCAATATCCTGTTCACCTTTGTCAACTATGTCGGTTGCCGCTCCGAGAAGTTTCTACCATACTTCAACAACTTCGTCGCTGTTGGTTTCGTCGGCCTCTTTGCCACTTTCTGCCTCCTCCTTCCCATCCTCGTCGGAACCAAATCGGAACTCGATTATCAACCGGCTAAATTCGTCTTTGGATCGTGGATCAATCATACAGGCTGGTCTGATGGAGTTGTTTGGTTCCTCGGACTTGTACAGGCTGCTTATGGATTGACAGCCTATGACTCTGTCATCCATATGGTGGAAGAGATCCCGGCTCCGCGACGGAATGGACCCAGAACAATGGTCATGGCTATTGCTATGGGTGCCATCTCGGGTTTTATTTTTCTGGTTGCCATTCTGTTTTGCATCCAGGATCTCGATAATACTTTAGATCCCCCCTCTGGCTTCCCCTTTATTGAAGTGGTCCAGAACATTGTGGGACTCAAAGGAGCAGCTGCATTGATCGCTCTGTTCATCTTCAACGGTTTTGGTCAGGGTATCTCGATCGTGACATCGTCCTCGAGACTTACCTGGAGTTTCGCCCGTGATGGGGGTCTTCCATTTGGAGATTATTTCTCCTACGTTGATCCGTACTGGGAAGTCCCTGCTCGTTCGTTGATCCTCCAAGGAGGAATCATCAATCTTGTAGGACTCTTGTACCTCTTCTCTAGCACTACACTCGATGCTATTTTGAGCGTCAGTACCATCGCCCTCACAATATCTTATGCAATTCCTATCGCTGTCTTGATGATTGTTGGTCGAGACAAGCTGCCTTCAGGAGGAGAGTTTGGGCTGGGCAGATTTGGACCAGCATTAAACACAGTTTCCATCATTTATACCGTTATCACGaccgtctttttcttctttcctgGTTCACCAAACCCAGTTATTGCTGATATGAACTTTGCCATCGCTGTGTTTGGAATTTTGCTTATCATATCCTTGGGGTTCTGGTTTGTTAAGGGCAATAAGTCTTTTTTGAGGATTGAAGATGTGTCTGATGATATTCTCTATGGCCAAGGGGAGGATGAACAGTCAAGAGCGATCAATGTACCAGAGAAGCAATGA